Proteins encoded within one genomic window of Sphingosinicella ginsenosidimutans:
- a CDS encoding MFS transporter, protein MDPQRTPLRRVVMASLIGTTVEWYDFFLYGSAAALVFNHLFFPTADPAVGTLLSFGTYALGFVARPVGGIVFGHYGDRIGRKRLLMLSLVLMGISTVLIGLLPTYAQIGIWAPALLVLLRLVQGFAVGGEWGGAVLMAAEHGDAARRGFWASWPQVGVPAGNLLAAGMLAIMAAVQSDADFLSWGWRLPFVLSAVLVAVGWYIRNKVTESAAFEEALAEEGPPKLPAIDVLRERPGAVLTGAGLRVGENVCYYVLTVVSLTFLVDFFHQSKSLALNALLIGAAVQLFAVPAFARLSDRIGRRPVYAIGGFGMAAWSFAFFPLLASGEPVAITLALVVGLVFHAAMYGPQAAMIAELFPTRIRYSGASIAYQLTAIVAGSLAPLISVWLYHRFGSAHPAAIYVAICCAVSGLSALLARETKGVRLEDIR, encoded by the coding sequence ATGGATCCGCAGCGCACGCCGCTTCGGCGGGTGGTGATGGCGAGCCTGATCGGCACGACCGTCGAATGGTATGATTTCTTCCTCTACGGCTCCGCCGCGGCGCTGGTCTTCAACCATCTCTTCTTTCCCACCGCCGATCCCGCGGTCGGGACATTGCTCTCCTTCGGCACCTACGCGCTCGGCTTCGTCGCCCGGCCCGTCGGCGGAATCGTCTTCGGCCATTATGGCGACCGGATCGGACGCAAGCGGCTCTTGATGCTCAGCCTCGTCCTGATGGGCATCTCGACCGTGCTGATCGGCCTTCTCCCCACTTACGCGCAGATCGGCATCTGGGCGCCGGCGCTGCTCGTCCTCCTGCGGCTGGTCCAGGGATTCGCGGTCGGCGGCGAATGGGGCGGGGCGGTGTTGATGGCGGCCGAGCATGGCGATGCGGCGCGGCGCGGCTTCTGGGCGAGCTGGCCGCAGGTCGGCGTGCCCGCCGGCAACCTGCTCGCCGCCGGAATGCTTGCGATCATGGCCGCCGTGCAGAGCGACGCCGACTTCCTGTCCTGGGGCTGGCGCCTGCCGTTCGTGCTGTCGGCGGTGCTTGTCGCGGTCGGCTGGTATATCCGCAACAAGGTGACAGAAAGCGCGGCGTTCGAGGAGGCGCTGGCCGAAGAAGGGCCGCCGAAGCTGCCGGCGATCGATGTGCTGCGCGAGCGGCCGGGCGCGGTGCTGACCGGCGCCGGGCTGCGGGTCGGCGAGAATGTCTGCTATTATGTGCTGACCGTCGTCTCGCTGACCTTCCTGGTCGATTTCTTCCATCAGAGCAAAAGCCTGGCGCTCAACGCGCTGCTGATCGGCGCCGCGGTGCAGCTGTTCGCCGTGCCCGCTTTCGCGCGGCTTTCCGACCGGATCGGCCGGCGGCCGGTCTATGCGATCGGCGGGTTCGGAATGGCGGCGTGGAGCTTCGCCTTCTTCCCGTTGCTGGCGAGCGGTGAGCCGGTCGCGATCACGCTGGCGCTGGTCGTCGGACTGGTGTTCCACGCCGCGATGTACGGGCCGCAGGCCGCGATGATCGCCGAGCTCTTCCCGACGCGGATCCGCTATTCGGGCGCGTCCATCGCCTACCAGCTGACCGCGATTGTCGCCGGATCGCTCGCGCCGCTCATCTCGGTCTGGCTCTATCACCGCTTCGGATCGGCGCATCCGGCGGCGATCTACGTCGCGATCTGCTGCGCGGTGAGCGGGCTCTCGGCATTGCTTGCGCGCGAGACGAAGGGCGTGCGACTGGAGGATATCCGCTAG
- the folE gene encoding GTP cyclohydrolase I FolE: MAEQADASDDGDLVDEPGKVHVPDDVQEAIRTLIRWAGDDPEREGLRDTPKRVARAWREYARGYGEDPAHHLRRTFEEVGGYDEIVLLKDIPFQSHCEHHLAPIIGKAAIAYLPGDKVVGISKLARVLHGFARRLQVQERLTAQVADCIWDNLQPQGVAVVIEASHACMTARGVKTPGVMMTTSRMMGVFRDDERSRREVLALMGY; the protein is encoded by the coding sequence ATGGCGGAACAAGCTGATGCGTCGGACGACGGCGACCTCGTCGACGAACCGGGCAAGGTGCACGTGCCCGACGACGTCCAGGAGGCGATCCGCACCCTGATCCGATGGGCGGGCGACGACCCGGAGCGCGAGGGGCTGCGCGACACGCCGAAGCGGGTCGCGCGGGCGTGGCGGGAATATGCGCGGGGCTATGGCGAGGATCCCGCCCATCATCTCCGCCGCACCTTCGAGGAGGTCGGCGGCTATGACGAGATCGTTCTGCTCAAGGACATCCCGTTCCAGTCGCATTGCGAGCATCATCTGGCGCCGATCATCGGCAAGGCGGCGATCGCCTATCTGCCGGGCGACAAGGTGGTCGGCATCTCGAAGCTCGCGCGGGTGCTTCACGGCTTCGCCCGGCGGCTCCAGGTGCAGGAGCGGCTGACCGCGCAGGTGGCCGACTGCATCTGGGACAATCTGCAGCCGCAGGGCGTGGCGGTGGTGATCGAGGCGAGCCATGCCTGCATGACGGCGCGGGGCGTCAAGACTCCCGGCGTGATGATGACGACCAGCCGGATGATGGGCGTGTTCCGCGACGACGAGCGCAGCCGCCGCGAGGTGCTGGCGCTGATGGGTTACTGA
- a CDS encoding gamma carbonic anhydrase family protein, with amino-acid sequence MDGATLLSFDGKAPLVDPAAFVAPGARLIGDVAVGPGSSIWYNCVLRGDVNRIRIGARSNVQDGSVIHVESPHPGAEAGHATIIGDEVLIGHLAMIHGCRLHDRAFVGLGAIVMNDCEIEGDAMLAAGAMLTSGRRVPSGQLWAGRPAKYVRDLTLADIESMRAGVAHYAELAERHVAALNRRGAPSAD; translated from the coding sequence ATGGACGGCGCAACGCTCCTGAGCTTCGACGGCAAGGCGCCGCTCGTCGACCCCGCGGCCTTCGTCGCGCCGGGCGCGCGGCTGATCGGCGACGTCGCGGTCGGCCCCGGCTCCAGCATCTGGTACAATTGCGTGCTTCGCGGCGACGTGAACCGGATCCGCATCGGTGCGCGGAGCAACGTCCAGGACGGCAGCGTCATCCATGTCGAATCGCCCCATCCCGGCGCAGAGGCCGGCCACGCGACGATCATCGGCGACGAGGTGCTGATCGGTCATCTCGCGATGATCCACGGCTGTCGCCTGCATGATCGCGCCTTTGTCGGCCTCGGCGCGATCGTCATGAACGATTGCGAGATCGAGGGCGATGCAATGCTCGCCGCCGGCGCGATGCTGACGAGCGGCAGGCGCGTGCCTTCGGGCCAGCTCTGGGCCGGCCGCCCCGCCAAATATGTGCGCGATCTGACCCTGGCCGATATCGAATCGATGCGGGCCGGCGTCGCCCATTATGCCGAGCTCGCCGAGCGGCACGTGGCCGCGCTCAATCGCCGAGGCGCGCCTTCAGCCGATTGA
- a CDS encoding GNAT family N-acetyltransferase, protein MAGAAVSAAVIETPRLVLRDWSEADIAPFITHTNTPAVMRWLGGPLPEADIPDRLRARIMRWHGERGFTFWAVERKADKALLGFCGIKIADDAGSPVEGLYEIGWRLREDAWGQGYAKEAAIASLDFAFDRLGAPRVIALTVTGNRASWGLMERLGMTRRADLDYEGPAWAEGPIIVYEIEKAAWTAQRS, encoded by the coding sequence GTGGCCGGGGCGGCGGTGAGCGCGGCGGTGATCGAAACGCCGCGGCTCGTGCTGCGCGACTGGAGCGAGGCGGATATCGCCCCGTTCATCACCCATACCAACACGCCGGCGGTGATGCGCTGGCTTGGCGGGCCGCTGCCGGAGGCGGACATTCCCGATCGGCTGCGCGCGCGCATCATGCGCTGGCATGGCGAGCGCGGCTTCACCTTCTGGGCGGTCGAGCGAAAGGCGGACAAGGCGCTGCTCGGCTTTTGCGGGATCAAGATCGCCGACGATGCCGGATCGCCGGTCGAGGGGCTTTATGAGATCGGCTGGCGGCTGCGCGAGGACGCCTGGGGGCAGGGCTATGCAAAGGAGGCGGCGATCGCCTCGCTCGATTTCGCGTTCGACCGGCTCGGGGCTCCTCGCGTCATCGCGCTCACCGTGACCGGCAATCGTGCGAGCTGGGGGCTGATGGAGCGGCTCGGCATGACCCGCCGGGCCGATCTCGATTATGAGGGCCCCGCCTGGGCGGAGGGTCCGATCATCGTCTATGAGATCGAGAAGGCGGCATGGACGGCGCAACGCTCCTGA
- a CDS encoding alpha/beta hydrolase family protein produces the protein MAFLLAIGLGAASALSAAPVDCRAGTYRLADGAIVDVAPSEGTALRWRRLDGTTGLLSGPGPEYRSTLGWTGRPAGIIVSFTPCADRGIRFGGTQGRRIDFDTTETSFRSGEVSLAGRLVLPRGAGPVPIVVLVHGSEHDSARELYSLQRLLPAMGIGAFVYDKRGTGGSGGAYTQNYLTLALDAVAAAREARRLAGGRAGPVGYQAGSQGGWVAPLAARIEPVDFVIVCFGLAVSPADEEREAIAYGVSRHGFGPAAVAQANDFAEASLTMLRSGFQDGYAQMEEARRRHGSAPWFRHVRGDVTHVLMQKSEEELRRIGPPLFAGLQLDYDPMPVLRNLDVPQLWILAEEDIDAPSAETARRLDALAAAGRPIRVAIFPGTEHGIYAFETTADDERLSTRQPEGYLRMMRDFILTRHLSGDYGAQLSGAR, from the coding sequence GTGGCCTTTTTGCTGGCCATCGGGCTGGGCGCGGCCTCGGCGCTTTCGGCCGCCCCTGTCGATTGTCGCGCCGGGACCTATCGACTCGCCGACGGTGCGATCGTCGATGTCGCGCCATCGGAGGGCACGGCGCTGCGCTGGCGGAGGCTCGACGGCACGACCGGCCTTCTGTCTGGGCCCGGGCCCGAATATCGCAGCACGCTCGGCTGGACCGGCCGGCCGGCCGGCATCATTGTTTCCTTCACCCCCTGCGCCGATCGCGGCATCCGTTTCGGCGGGACGCAGGGACGCAGGATCGACTTCGATACGACCGAGACCAGCTTCCGCAGCGGCGAGGTTTCTCTCGCCGGTCGCCTCGTCCTTCCGCGCGGGGCCGGGCCGGTGCCGATCGTCGTCCTGGTCCACGGATCGGAGCATGATTCGGCGCGCGAGCTCTATTCGCTCCAGCGGCTGTTGCCGGCGATGGGGATCGGCGCGTTCGTCTATGACAAGCGCGGCACCGGGGGATCGGGCGGCGCCTATACCCAGAATTATCTCACGCTTGCGCTGGACGCGGTCGCCGCGGCGCGCGAGGCGCGGCGGCTGGCGGGCGGGCGCGCCGGGCCGGTCGGTTATCAGGCGGGGAGCCAGGGCGGCTGGGTGGCGCCGCTCGCCGCGCGGATCGAGCCGGTCGATTTCGTGATCGTGTGCTTCGGCCTCGCCGTCTCGCCGGCCGACGAGGAGCGCGAGGCGATCGCCTATGGCGTCTCCCGCCACGGCTTCGGCCCGGCGGCGGTCGCGCAGGCCAATGATTTCGCGGAGGCCTCGCTGACGATGCTTCGCTCCGGTTTCCAGGACGGCTACGCGCAGATGGAGGAGGCCCGCCGCCGCCACGGCTCCGCGCCCTGGTTCCGCCATGTGCGCGGCGATGTCACCCATGTCCTGATGCAGAAGAGCGAGGAGGAGCTGCGCCGGATCGGCCCGCCGCTCTTCGCCGGGCTCCAGCTCGATTACGATCCGATGCCGGTGCTTCGGAACCTCGATGTGCCGCAGCTCTGGATCCTGGCCGAGGAGGATATCGACGCGCCCAGCGCCGAGACCGCGCGCCGCCTCGACGCCCTCGCCGCCGCCGGCCGGCCGATCCGCGTCGCGATCTTCCCGGGCACCGAGCACGGCATCTACGCGTTCGAGACCACAGCCGACGACGAACGCCTCTCCACCCGCCAGCCGGAAGGCTATCTCAGGATGATGCGCGATTTCATCCTCACCCGACACCTCTCGGGCGACTATGGCGCGCAGCTTTCAGGCGCACGCTGA
- a CDS encoding pre-peptidase C-terminal domain-containing protein: protein MRGLKTALTLAAALMLGAPAAIGQSGGTAPTAIQAGQTAQGELSMNSVQLPSGKYQAVYVLEGRRGQRVALDLHSEDFDSYLVVTGPDGFSLANDDAPNGGDSLDSRIVAQLPADGAYRIAVTTYRPGETGRYQLRASLPPANMPVTTADPAQPIQFGSVVTGRLAQGDARMASGEFTDRYRFTARRGQRVRIDLTAAKFDTYLILRHPDGSQDDNDDRRDENGETSLDSRIDRVLPEDGEYIVTVTSYRPGATGEYRLAVGPSPGVARQNAVPGGARVIAILVGVSDYGGRTSNLPNTDSDARELFNSLRASGLLHPASILLTNEQATTKAVQDAFARASRAAGPNDLFLFFFSGHGDQVDVPVSAAELDGRSETIELRDAAMRDVELGQLFDTVHARMEMVVLDSCFSGGFRNLINRPNVMGLFSSEEDLTSLVASRFKAGGFLAYFLREGMTGDADRDGDRLVTAGELADYVRRRFRREGEIPADTREEEHGTQNLIVERGGLRVDDVVVRLAGGAQLAEATPQRAVVRAAPLPETDVKATAGAGTPKQR from the coding sequence ATGAGGGGGTTGAAGACGGCTCTGACGCTCGCGGCGGCGCTCATGCTCGGCGCGCCGGCGGCGATCGGACAAAGCGGCGGCACAGCGCCGACGGCGATCCAGGCCGGCCAGACCGCGCAGGGCGAGCTTTCGATGAACAGCGTGCAGCTGCCGTCGGGAAAGTATCAGGCCGTCTATGTCCTCGAGGGCCGGCGCGGGCAACGCGTCGCGCTCGATCTCCATTCCGAGGATTTCGATTCCTATCTCGTCGTCACCGGACCGGACGGGTTCAGCCTCGCCAATGACGATGCGCCGAACGGCGGCGATTCGCTCGACAGCCGGATCGTCGCGCAGCTTCCGGCCGACGGCGCCTACCGGATCGCCGTCACCACCTATCGGCCGGGGGAAACGGGCCGTTACCAGCTTCGCGCCTCGCTCCCGCCCGCGAACATGCCGGTCACGACCGCGGATCCGGCGCAGCCAATCCAGTTCGGCAGTGTCGTCACCGGGCGGCTGGCGCAGGGCGACGCCCGCATGGCGAGCGGCGAATTCACCGATCGTTATCGCTTCACCGCGCGGCGCGGCCAGCGCGTGCGGATCGATCTCACCGCGGCGAAGTTCGACACCTATCTGATCCTGCGTCACCCGGACGGCAGCCAGGACGACAATGACGACCGCCGCGATGAAAACGGCGAGACATCGCTCGACAGCCGCATCGACCGGGTCCTCCCGGAGGACGGCGAATATATTGTCACCGTGACCTCCTATCGCCCCGGCGCGACCGGCGAATATCGCCTCGCCGTTGGGCCAAGCCCCGGCGTCGCGCGCCAGAATGCGGTGCCGGGCGGCGCGCGGGTCATCGCGATCCTGGTGGGCGTATCCGACTATGGCGGCCGCACGTCGAACCTGCCCAACACGGATTCCGATGCGCGCGAGCTCTTCAACAGCCTTCGCGCCAGCGGCCTGCTCCACCCGGCGAGCATCCTGCTCACCAATGAGCAGGCGACGACCAAGGCGGTCCAGGATGCCTTTGCCCGTGCTTCGCGGGCGGCCGGGCCGAACGACCTCTTCCTCTTCTTCTTCTCCGGTCATGGCGACCAGGTCGACGTGCCGGTGAGCGCGGCCGAGCTGGACGGACGCAGCGAGACGATCGAGCTTCGCGACGCGGCGATGCGCGATGTCGAGCTCGGGCAGCTCTTCGATACCGTCCATGCGCGCATGGAGATGGTGGTGCTCGACAGCTGCTTTTCGGGGGGTTTCCGCAACCTCATCAACCGGCCGAATGTGATGGGCCTGTTCAGCTCCGAGGAGGATCTCACCAGCCTTGTCGCGAGCCGGTTCAAGGCCGGGGGTTTCCTCGCCTATTTCCTGCGCGAAGGGATGACCGGCGACGCCGACAGGGACGGCGACCGGCTGGTCACGGCCGGCGAGCTCGCCGATTATGTGCGGCGCCGGTTCCGGCGGGAGGGCGAGATCCCCGCCGACACGCGCGAGGAGGAGCATGGCACGCAGAATCTGATCGTCGAGCGCGGCGGTCTTCGCGTCGACGATGTCGTCGTGCGGCTCGCCGGCGGCGCCCAGCTTGCCGAGGCGACGCCGCAGCGCGCCGTGGTCCGCGCCGCGCCGCTCCCCGAGACCGACGTGAAGGCCACCGCCGGCGCCGGCACCCCCAAGCAGCGCTGA
- a CDS encoding fused MFS/spermidine synthase, which produces MTEDTAETPAPARMSERHARSLFVATIVTGSFLLFLTQPMVARMALPRLGGAPSVWNSAMLVYQALLLAGYGYAHWLARLRPRRQVGIHIILLGLAALWLPIGLTSALPPTTGEPEFWVPWFLISSIGPVFFIVSAQAPLMQRWYALESSRGDPYPLYAASNLGSFAGLISYPLIVEPLLGLRQQSWLWTGIYALLVLLVAACALTVPGKAVESVPEETEAPPTARRILHWIALAAVPSGLMLSTTTHLTIDIVAIPLLWVLPLGLYLLSFVIAFAERRRLADSITLLAPLVILVCGGPVFARGASNPLFAVTLGLVLMLAIAVALHSQLFRLRPAVGHLTKFYLAMSFGGMLGGLFCAIVAPLVFNWAYEHPLLILAAALLVPQYVLVPWPARWRVALGIVAPLLALVLSFEAGAGMFGSSPMLAMLISVIISLIALACLGRPWPYVIALGALMLSYGGWTIITHGEARTRSYFGVYEVSDRRDPVTNSLTARVLTHGTTVHGIQNVLPGLETVPTSYYARRSGVGLTLANAFALYGAHPRVGIVGLGSGTLSCYFRPGESWTIFEIDPAMVEVARNRFSFLSRCAPQARIVLGDARISLAHAPRNSLDILAIDAFSSDAVPMHLLTREALTTYGRAVQLDGIVLFHISNRYLDLKPVVAEIAREDGWQMQVMEYVPTDEELTLNATVSVWIALSRNPTTLERLTRLSGADAANWETLTPTPGFSGWSDDHASILPIINWRNLWPGRR; this is translated from the coding sequence GTGACCGAGGACACCGCGGAAACGCCGGCGCCGGCGCGCATGAGCGAGCGCCATGCGCGGTCGCTGTTCGTCGCAACGATCGTCACCGGCTCGTTTCTGCTGTTTCTTACCCAGCCGATGGTGGCGCGCATGGCGCTGCCCCGGCTCGGCGGCGCGCCGTCGGTGTGGAACAGCGCGATGCTGGTCTATCAGGCGCTGCTGCTGGCCGGTTACGGTTACGCCCACTGGCTCGCGCGGCTGCGGCCGCGCCGGCAGGTGGGCATCCACATCATCCTTCTCGGCCTCGCCGCGCTGTGGCTGCCGATCGGGCTGACCAGCGCGCTGCCGCCGACGACGGGCGAGCCCGAATTCTGGGTGCCCTGGTTCCTGATCTCGTCGATCGGGCCGGTCTTCTTCATCGTCTCCGCCCAGGCGCCGCTGATGCAGCGCTGGTATGCGCTGGAAAGCAGCCGCGGCGATCCCTATCCGCTCTACGCCGCGTCCAACCTCGGCAGCTTCGCCGGCCTCATCTCCTATCCGCTGATCGTCGAGCCGCTGCTCGGCCTTCGCCAGCAAAGCTGGCTGTGGACCGGCATTTACGCGCTGCTGGTCCTGCTCGTCGCCGCCTGCGCGCTGACCGTTCCGGGAAAGGCGGTCGAATCGGTACCCGAGGAGACCGAGGCGCCGCCGACCGCCAGGCGCATCCTCCACTGGATCGCGCTCGCCGCCGTCCCCTCGGGCCTGATGCTCTCGACGACGACGCATCTCACCATCGATATCGTCGCGATCCCGCTGCTGTGGGTGCTCCCGCTCGGCCTCTATCTGCTGAGCTTCGTCATCGCCTTCGCCGAGCGGCGCAGACTCGCCGATTCGATCACCCTGCTCGCGCCGCTGGTCATCCTGGTGTGCGGCGGGCCGGTCTTCGCGCGCGGCGCAAGCAACCCGCTGTTCGCGGTGACCCTCGGCCTGGTGCTGATGCTGGCGATCGCCGTCGCGCTGCACAGCCAGCTGTTCCGGCTGCGGCCCGCGGTCGGCCACCTCACGAAATTCTACCTCGCGATGTCGTTCGGCGGGATGCTTGGGGGATTGTTCTGCGCGATCGTCGCTCCGCTCGTCTTCAACTGGGCTTACGAGCATCCGCTGCTGATCCTCGCCGCCGCGCTGCTCGTGCCCCAATATGTGCTGGTTCCCTGGCCCGCGCGCTGGCGGGTCGCGCTCGGCATCGTCGCGCCGCTGCTCGCGCTCGTCCTGTCGTTCGAGGCGGGCGCCGGCATGTTCGGATCGTCGCCGATGCTGGCGATGCTGATTTCGGTGATCATCTCGCTGATCGCGCTCGCCTGCCTGGGTCGTCCCTGGCCCTATGTGATCGCGCTCGGCGCACTGATGCTGAGCTATGGCGGCTGGACGATCATCACCCATGGCGAGGCGCGCACGCGATCCTATTTCGGGGTCTATGAGGTGAGCGACCGCCGCGATCCGGTGACGAATAGCCTCACCGCGCGCGTGCTGACCCATGGGACGACCGTGCACGGGATCCAGAACGTCCTGCCCGGGCTGGAGACGGTGCCGACGAGCTATTATGCGCGCCGATCCGGGGTCGGGCTGACCCTCGCCAACGCCTTCGCGCTCTATGGCGCGCATCCGCGGGTCGGCATCGTCGGCCTCGGCAGCGGCACGCTCTCCTGTTACTTCCGCCCGGGCGAAAGCTGGACGATCTTCGAGATCGATCCGGCGATGGTCGAGGTGGCGCGCAACCGGTTCAGCTTCCTGTCGCGCTGCGCCCCGCAGGCGCGGATCGTCCTCGGCGACGCCCGAATCAGCCTCGCCCATGCGCCGCGAAATTCGCTCGACATCCTCGCGATCGACGCTTTCTCATCCGATGCGGTGCCGATGCACCTGCTGACGCGCGAGGCGCTCACCACTTATGGGCGCGCCGTGCAGCTCGACGGGATCGTGCTTTTCCACATCTCCAACCGCTATCTCGACCTCAAGCCGGTGGTCGCGGAGATCGCGCGCGAGGATGGCTGGCAGATGCAGGTCATGGAATATGTGCCGACCGACGAGGAGCTCACGCTGAACGCGACCGTGTCGGTCTGGATCGCTTTGTCGCGCAATCCCACGACGCTGGAGCGACTGACGCGGCTGAGCGGGGCGGACGCCGCCAATTGGGAGACGCTGACGCCGACGCCGGGCTTCAGCGGGTGGAGCGACGATCACGCCTCGATCCTGCCGATCATCAACTGGCGCAACCTGTGGCCGGGGCGGCGGTGA
- the hemB gene encoding porphobilinogen synthase yields the protein MSLASFPALRLRRTRSAPWSRALVAENVLTPADLIWPLFVTEGDGGEEPIATLPGVSRWTVDRIGERAREARDLGIPCVALFPNTPRELRSEDAREALNPDNLMCRAIRAIKAAAPEIGVLTDVALDPYTSHGHDGIVDAAGYVLNDVTSEILVRQALVQAEAGSDIVAPSDMMDGRVGAIRSALEQAGHVNVQIMAYAAKYASAFYGPFRDAVGSRGLLKGDKKTYQMNPANAEEALREVALDLAEGADTVMVKPGLPYLDIIRRVKDRFEVPVFAYQVSGEYAMIEAAVAAGAGERDALVLETLMAFKRAGCSGVLTYHAAHAARLLGA from the coding sequence ATGAGCCTTGCCTCCTTTCCCGCGCTGCGCCTCCGCCGCACCCGCTCCGCGCCGTGGAGCCGGGCGCTCGTCGCCGAAAATGTGCTCACGCCCGCCGACCTCATCTGGCCGCTTTTCGTCACCGAAGGCGACGGGGGCGAGGAGCCGATCGCGACCCTGCCCGGCGTCTCGCGCTGGACGGTGGACCGGATCGGCGAGCGGGCGAGAGAGGCGCGCGATCTCGGCATTCCATGCGTCGCGCTCTTTCCCAACACGCCGCGCGAGCTGCGCAGCGAGGATGCGCGCGAGGCGCTCAATCCCGACAATCTGATGTGCCGGGCGATCCGCGCGATCAAGGCGGCGGCGCCCGAGATCGGCGTGCTCACCGACGTCGCGCTCGATCCCTATACCAGCCACGGCCATGACGGGATCGTCGATGCGGCCGGCTATGTTCTCAACGACGTGACGAGCGAGATATTGGTGCGCCAGGCGCTGGTCCAGGCCGAGGCGGGTTCGGACATCGTCGCGCCATCCGACATGATGGACGGCCGCGTGGGGGCGATCCGTTCAGCCCTCGAACAGGCAGGCCATGTCAACGTCCAGATCATGGCCTATGCCGCCAAATATGCCTCGGCCTTCTACGGGCCGTTCCGCGACGCCGTCGGATCGCGCGGGCTGCTGAAGGGCGACAAGAAGACCTACCAGATGAATCCGGCCAATGCCGAGGAGGCGCTTCGCGAGGTCGCGCTCGATCTCGCCGAAGGGGCCGACACGGTGATGGTGAAGCCGGGCCTTCCCTATCTCGACATCATCCGGCGCGTGAAGGACCGCTTCGAAGTCCCTGTCTTCGCTTACCAGGTGTCCGGCGAATATGCGATGATCGAGGCCGCCGTCGCGGCCGGGGCAGGGGAGCGCGACGCCCTGGTGCTCGAGACGCTGATGGCGTTCAAGCGGGCCGGCTGCTCGGGCGTGCTCACCTATCATGCCGCCCATGCGGCGCGGTTGCTCGGGGCGTGA
- a CDS encoding MATE family efflux transporter, with product MTDERRAPQGSGRPGMRDLTQGPIGKTLIAFAVPTLISSILQSLNGSINTIWVGRFLGEDALAATSNANLTMFLLMSFVFGFGMAATVLIGQAFGRHDMDGLRRAFGTVTGAFVPVALAIAVLGWIFAPALLHLLATPPASQPLAVAYLRVIFIAMPPLLLAVVVMMGLRGTGDAMTPLWFMIVSVVLDSGLNPVFILGLGPAPRLGIAGSAMATVIANYVALIGILIYIYARDLPLRLRGAELRYLIPDPALLRTIILKGIPMGLQMIVISASALATLGLVNREGVDTTAAFGVAMQLWTYIQMPAMALGAAVSAMAAQNIGAGRWDRVGLVARSGILYNFAITGILVVLLAIADRPALALFLGGHSPALPIAEHIQLLATWSFLLLGVTMILFGTVRANGAVVGPLIIFAIGLFPVRLGFALGAYPWLGADALWLSFPVSSLANLAMATGYYLHGGWRKARMGAPISVAEAIEEAEATTEPGGRLNPAG from the coding sequence ATGACGGACGAGAGACGGGCGCCGCAAGGTTCGGGCCGCCCCGGCATGCGCGATCTGACGCAGGGGCCGATCGGCAAGACGCTGATCGCCTTCGCGGTGCCGACCTTGATCTCGTCGATCCTCCAGTCGCTCAACGGATCGATCAACACGATCTGGGTGGGGCGCTTCCTTGGCGAGGATGCGCTGGCGGCGACATCGAACGCCAATCTCACCATGTTCCTCTTGATGTCGTTCGTCTTCGGCTTCGGCATGGCGGCGACGGTGCTGATCGGCCAGGCGTTCGGGCGGCACGACATGGACGGGCTGCGCCGCGCGTTCGGGACCGTGACCGGCGCCTTCGTACCGGTAGCGCTCGCGATCGCGGTGCTCGGATGGATATTCGCGCCGGCGCTGCTCCACCTGCTCGCGACTCCGCCGGCCTCGCAGCCGCTGGCGGTCGCCTATCTGCGGGTGATTTTCATCGCGATGCCGCCGCTGCTGCTCGCGGTGGTGGTGATGATGGGCCTTCGCGGGACGGGCGACGCGATGACCCCGCTCTGGTTCATGATCGTCTCGGTCGTGCTCGACAGCGGATTGAACCCGGTCTTCATCCTCGGCCTCGGCCCGGCGCCGCGGCTCGGAATCGCCGGATCGGCGATGGCGACGGTGATCGCCAACTATGTCGCGCTGATCGGGATCCTCATCTACATCTACGCGCGCGATCTGCCGCTGCGGCTGCGCGGGGCGGAGCTTCGCTACCTCATCCCCGATCCCGCCTTGCTCAGGACGATCATCCTGAAGGGCATCCCGATGGGGTTGCAGATGATCGTCATCTCCGCCTCGGCGCTCGCCACGCTCGGCCTCGTCAATCGCGAGGGCGTCGACACGACCGCGGCCTTTGGCGTCGCCATGCAGCTTTGGACCTATATCCAGATGCCGGCGATGGCGCTGGGCGCCGCCGTGAGCGCGATGGCGGCACAGAATATCGGCGCCGGCCGGTGGGACCGGGTGGGCCTCGTCGCCCGATCGGGCATTCTCTACAATTTCGCGATCACCGGCATTCTCGTCGTGCTGCTGGCGATCGCGGATCGGCCGGCGCTCGCGCTTTTCCTGGGCGGGCATAGCCCCGCCCTGCCGATCGCCGAACATATCCAGCTGCTCGCGACCTGGAGCTTCCTCCTCCTCGGCGTCACGATGATCCTGTTCGGCACGGTGCGCGCGAACGGTGCGGTCGTCGGGCCGCTCATCATCTTCGCCATCGGCCTCTTTCCGGTGCGGCTCGGCTTCGCGCTCGGCGCCTATCCCTGGCTCGGCGCCGACGCCCTGTGGCTGAGCTTCCCGGTCAGCTCGCTCGCCAATCTCGCGATGGCGACCGGCTATTATCTTCATGGCGGATGGCGCAAAGCGCGGATGGGCGCACCGATCAGCGTCGCCGAAGCCATCGAGGAAGCGGAGGCGACGACCGAGCCGGGCGGACGGCTCAACCCGGCTGGTTAA